In bacterium BMS3Abin08, a single window of DNA contains:
- the kinE_1 gene encoding sporulation kinase E yields the protein MLRYAELRDSLTLLWSILDALHLPSFAVNEDLRVVDFNSAVNKRLLYSRKDVLGMSVSDIITTTPAFKPTILSGTVTVLEGTYTKKDGKTAPAKITVIRQVGGYVVVVEDIENIVKIAKRATLRRREINTYNALSEILSKTDDMHEMAGGIVDIIVDILNIDAAWIYFVDEDAESLSLCCFRGVGEDSFSDAKALKAYEYFVGRVLSSGRSLLVRNVSEDPRIPHLNLTDMGLQSIVGIPLMVRSIKGDDRKPVGVLGVASKDEDRFTSLDIQFLSTIGNHLGVAVENARLIEDLTAKMKQIGLINEIISIVNSSLTIGHIFRIVASEIKKMVDFDRASINILDENRNFLRIFAVDTKLPTELVKGRVAPVYGTSSGWVAINQKPWINRDLKEEIHFRYDSILQKEGIRSTVSIPLYKDRPLGTLNFDSTLPGKYSEQDLEILLPIAKHLSIAIENAMLFEEVSREKRQWEKTFDAITDMVWIEDKKGKVLRVNKTVIERSGRPELALINRSSGEVMKLLQIRTPAYPSYDLLKGKVKLYHELTRLDGSTYHFWTYPLVDSEGKIYGVVNYLRDVTEQKRLEHQLVRADKLASLGTLVAGIAHEINNPLGIIAGYSEALLDRARSTELLLNSHFEDFPEYLETINKEIFRCKDILKSLLDFARSSTGTFREIDINELIKEVILLVNYKAKRSNYIIELNLLRDIPKVYADPGALRQLFMNIIMNSFYFMDRNGSIMIETGSNRTGSDGREVHIKITDNGRGIGREFIGRVFDPFFTTKPIGEGTGLGLPICHRIVTEHNGTIDVESREGEGTTFHIRLPAKKDE from the coding sequence ATGCTGAGATATGCTGAATTAAGGGACAGCCTCACACTGCTGTGGTCTATTCTTGATGCCCTCCATCTGCCCTCCTTTGCAGTTAATGAGGATCTGAGAGTTGTTGATTTTAACTCAGCCGTTAACAAACGTCTTCTGTACAGCAGGAAAGATGTCCTCGGGATGTCCGTCTCTGATATTATAACCACCACCCCTGCCTTTAAGCCGACGATCCTTTCGGGCACTGTAACGGTACTGGAGGGAACTTATACAAAAAAGGACGGAAAAACCGCGCCTGCCAAGATAACGGTTATCAGACAGGTGGGGGGATACGTGGTGGTAGTCGAAGATATCGAGAATATTGTCAAGATTGCCAAGCGGGCTACATTGAGAAGGAGGGAGATAAACACATATAATGCTCTTTCGGAGATACTCAGCAAGACGGATGATATGCATGAAATGGCAGGTGGTATTGTCGATATTATTGTTGATATCCTCAATATCGATGCCGCCTGGATCTATTTTGTCGACGAAGACGCTGAAAGTCTGAGTTTGTGCTGTTTCAGGGGAGTCGGAGAGGATTCCTTCAGTGATGCGAAGGCATTAAAGGCATATGAGTATTTTGTCGGCAGGGTCTTGTCCTCCGGCAGGTCATTACTTGTCAGGAATGTCTCAGAGGACCCCAGGATTCCCCACCTCAATCTCACAGATATGGGGTTGCAGAGTATTGTGGGTATACCGCTGATGGTCAGATCCATTAAGGGTGATGATAGAAAGCCCGTAGGCGTGCTTGGAGTTGCAAGCAAGGATGAGGACAGGTTTACATCCCTTGATATACAGTTTTTAAGCACAATCGGTAATCATTTGGGTGTTGCCGTCGAAAACGCAAGACTGATAGAAGACCTTACGGCAAAGATGAAACAGATTGGCCTGATTAACGAGATAATCAGTATCGTTAATTCCAGCCTAACAATTGGTCATATATTCAGGATTGTTGCTTCGGAAATTAAGAAGATGGTGGATTTTGACAGGGCGAGCATCAATATACTCGATGAAAACAGAAATTTCCTGAGGATCTTTGCCGTCGATACCAAGCTTCCGACAGAGCTTGTGAAGGGGAGGGTTGCACCGGTTTATGGAACAAGCTCAGGGTGGGTTGCAATAAACCAGAAACCCTGGATTAACAGGGATCTCAAAGAGGAAATCCACTTCAGGTACGACAGCATTTTGCAGAAGGAAGGGATAAGATCCACTGTGAGCATACCACTGTACAAGGACAGGCCTCTCGGGACTCTGAACTTCGATAGCACATTACCCGGGAAATATTCAGAACAGGATCTTGAAATCCTCCTCCCGATTGCAAAGCATCTGTCAATAGCCATAGAGAACGCGATGCTCTTTGAAGAGGTATCAAGAGAGAAGCGTCAATGGGAGAAGACCTTTGATGCAATAACGGATATGGTCTGGATTGAGGATAAGAAAGGAAAAGTGCTCAGGGTGAATAAGACGGTTATCGAGAGGTCCGGCAGGCCCGAGCTTGCACTTATCAACAGGAGTTCCGGAGAAGTAATGAAGCTGTTGCAGATCAGGACCCCTGCCTATCCCTCGTATGATTTGCTTAAGGGTAAAGTGAAGTTATATCATGAACTCACCAGGCTCGATGGTTCAACATATCACTTCTGGACCTATCCATTGGTTGACAGTGAAGGGAAGATATACGGCGTTGTAAATTATCTGAGGGATGTTACTGAACAGAAGAGACTTGAGCATCAGTTAGTACGGGCAGACAAGCTTGCTTCACTTGGAACGCTCGTTGCAGGAATTGCCCATGAGATAAATAATCCCCTCGGCATAATAGCAGGATATTCCGAGGCCCTTCTGGACAGGGCAAGGAGTACGGAGCTATTACTGAACAGCCATTTTGAGGATTTTCCCGAGTATCTTGAAACGATAAACAAGGAGATATTCAGGTGTAAGGATATATTGAAAAGCCTTCTTGACTTTGCACGGTCTTCAACGGGTACTTTCAGGGAGATAGACATCAATGAACTCATAAAAGAGGTAATCCTTCTCGTCAATTACAAGGCCAAGAGATCGAATTACATAATAGAGCTGAATCTCCTCAGGGACATACCAAAAGTCTATGCGGATCCGGGGGCGTTAAGACAGTTGTTTATGAATATTATCATGAACTCATTCTATTTTATGGACAGGAACGGAAGCATCATGATTGAGACAGGTTCCAACAGAACCGGCAGCGACGGTAGAGAGGTCCATATTAAAATCACCGACAACGGGCGTGGAATAGGGCGTGAGTTTATCGGCAGGGTCTTTGATCCCTTTTTTACAACCAAGCCGATCGGAGAAGGCACCGGTCTCGGTCTCCCCATATGCCACCGTATTGTGACTGAACATAACGGGACTATCGATGTGGAGAGCAGGGAAGGGGAGGGCACCACATTTCATATAAGATTACCAGCAAAG
- a CDS encoding formate dehydrogenase-H ferredoxin subunit has product MQLVIVKRNRGYNKALKSAIHEITDTLFSGRIKRGDYVVVKPNFLSPAPPSKAILTHPLVLRAVCEYLLESGARVQVSDSPAIGSFGKMLKEGGFSESLSGLDVLFKEFKESCPVDVGTPFGKIEVARDVIEADHVVNLPKLKTHSQMLLTLGVKNLFGCIVGMRKPEWHLRTGIDRYRFAELLILLAKKINPAVTIIDGILAMEGEGPGKRGRPRSLDVIMGSSDPVSLDIAVCRMIGLDPLSLLTNKVAVDRGLPINDPPVDGKIPEVKNFELPTVGPVIFGPRMLHGFMRRHLIEKPALKGNTCRLCGECREYCPAGAIGLNERTLHFDYARCIRCYCCVEVCPHGALGVAEPLVGRIARKILKKK; this is encoded by the coding sequence ATGCAGCTTGTTATAGTAAAGAGAAACAGGGGATACAACAAGGCCCTTAAATCAGCAATCCATGAGATAACCGATACACTGTTCAGCGGCAGGATAAAGAGAGGGGATTATGTAGTAGTCAAACCGAATTTTCTGTCACCCGCTCCCCCTTCAAAGGCTATCCTGACGCACCCCCTGGTCCTGAGGGCCGTCTGTGAATACCTGCTGGAGAGCGGTGCAAGGGTGCAGGTATCTGACAGCCCCGCAATAGGCTCTTTCGGAAAGATGCTTAAAGAGGGAGGATTTTCGGAATCCCTTTCCGGCTTGGATGTTTTATTCAAGGAGTTTAAAGAGTCCTGCCCGGTTGATGTTGGGACACCTTTTGGTAAGATTGAAGTAGCAAGGGACGTTATCGAGGCCGACCATGTGGTTAACCTGCCCAAGCTCAAGACCCATTCACAGATGCTTCTGACCCTCGGGGTAAAAAACCTCTTTGGATGTATTGTCGGTATGAGAAAGCCGGAATGGCATCTTCGCACCGGTATAGACCGCTACCGTTTTGCAGAACTCCTGATATTACTCGCAAAGAAGATAAACCCCGCTGTTACCATCATTGACGGCATTCTTGCAATGGAGGGGGAAGGCCCGGGAAAGCGGGGCAGACCGAGGAGCCTGGATGTTATCATGGGAAGCAGTGATCCCGTCTCACTGGATATTGCCGTATGCAGAATGATAGGACTTGACCCGTTGAGTCTCTTAACAAACAAGGTGGCCGTTGATCGTGGATTGCCTATAAACGATCCCCCCGTTGACGGCAAGATTCCAGAAGTAAAAAACTTCGAACTTCCCACGGTGGGACCCGTTATCTTCGGACCCAGGATGCTCCATGGTTTTATGAGACGACACCTCATAGAGAAACCCGCACTAAAGGGAAATACGTGCCGCCTTTGTGGTGAATGCCGGGAATACTGCCCGGCGGGTGCGATTGGTCTTAATGAACGGACCCTGCACTTTGACTATGCTCGATGTATCAGGTGTTACTGCTGTGTAGAGGTATGTCCCCACGGGGCCCTTGGTGTAGCGGAACCCCTTGTCGGGAGAATCGCGAGGAAAATCCTAAAAAAGAAATAG
- a CDS encoding DsrE/DsrF-like family protein, which produces MLAAEGISLEKAQGDDEIFVVLLVSGFDNIPRSRSALMFATLAATADYRTVLYCIQNGVDIMVSDATEGNEVPKPGVPTLKQRLSEAVEEGIEILCCSQTLANKNLDEDDLLEGVKAAGAMTLVDLTTRAKGVLCF; this is translated from the coding sequence ATGCTCGCTGCCGAAGGGATCTCTTTAGAAAAGGCTCAGGGCGACGATGAAATTTTCGTTGTGCTACTCGTATCGGGTTTTGACAATATTCCAAGGTCGAGATCTGCCCTGATGTTTGCCACACTGGCTGCAACAGCCGACTACCGGACGGTACTTTACTGTATTCAGAACGGGGTTGATATTATGGTCAGTGATGCAACCGAAGGTAACGAAGTGCCGAAGCCTGGTGTTCCAACGCTGAAACAGCGGTTGAGCGAGGCTGTAGAGGAAGGCATTGAGATACTCTGTTGTTCACAGACTCTTGCCAACAAAAACCTTGATGAAGATGACCTGTTGGAAGGTGTTAAAGCAGCAGGTGCCATGACTCTTGTAGATCTGACCACAAGAGCAAAAGGGGTTCTCTGTTTCTGA
- a CDS encoding OsmC-like protein: protein MPVINGLETEKLMQVVEHVKGNWEEGRTLWKASAEWKGGFKVETSSRDFTYQFDEPEMLCGTDTAANPVEVVLQAYGACLAIGYAMNAAVRGIKLDGIHIELEGDIDLPGFLGLEAPEDLNMDKLPGYKSVTARVKLKSDATPEALKELHEHVVKTSPVGTTLARPVPINTSLEVV from the coding sequence ATGCCGGTAATCAACGGGTTGGAGACAGAGAAACTGATGCAGGTTGTTGAGCATGTAAAAGGTAACTGGGAAGAGGGAAGGACCCTCTGGAAGGCAAGTGCAGAATGGAAGGGCGGCTTCAAGGTAGAGACGTCTTCAAGGGACTTTACTTATCAGTTTGACGAGCCGGAAATGCTGTGCGGCACGGACACCGCTGCCAATCCTGTGGAGGTTGTACTTCAGGCCTATGGAGCCTGTCTTGCCATCGGCTATGCCATGAACGCCGCGGTAAGGGGTATAAAGCTTGACGGGATACATATTGAACTTGAAGGCGATATCGACCTTCCAGGGTTTCTCGGTTTAGAAGCCCCCGAGGATCTCAACATGGACAAACTTCCCGGTTATAAGTCGGTTACGGCCCGTGTAAAGCTCAAGAGTGACGCAACTCCGGAAGCCCTGAAGGAGCTGCATGAGCATGTCGTAAAGACCTCGCCTGTGGGGACGACTTTGGCACGGCCTGTACCGATCAACACGTCATTAGAGGTTGTCTGA
- the nifA_2 gene encoding nif-specific regulatory protein has translation MPDDILNLYEKQNKKLSILYEIALTVSKSLNLKGILDDVLQKVIEFMGVDAGVIYVIDDDTLEMIPVTYWNLSNEVIKDLTEEKVRVGECMCGNIAQYNCEVIIQERASEDERFTRISLKREGMEFYAGIPLSAQGKVVGVLCAITHTPYRCDQEILDILRAAAVPIGLSIENARIHEDVKKEMDSRRKYHNFEGIITNSEKMNEVLRFVRKVLNVPSGILIYGESGTGKELIARAIHFNSIRADKPFIPINCAALPESLLESELFGYLKGAFTGADCDKKGLLEVSEGGTVFLDEVNSMSINLQLKLLRFLQERTFFKLGSTTPTTIDVRIVAATNRDLHETIKKGTFREDLFYRLNVINIVLPPLRERREDVPLLSRYFIHKYNKKLNKKIRGVSDDALEVLLKHTWPGNIRELENTIERAIIVSESSYIGVEDLPSGIISKGEVVIDWSLEGMEREHILKVLSLTKGERKRAAGILEINPTTLWRKLKKYNLAPET, from the coding sequence ATGCCCGATGATATCCTCAACCTCTACGAAAAACAGAACAAAAAACTGTCCATCCTCTACGAGATCGCCCTGACAGTCAGCAAGTCCCTTAATCTCAAGGGGATTCTTGATGATGTCCTTCAGAAGGTTATCGAGTTTATGGGTGTTGATGCAGGGGTGATTTATGTTATAGACGATGATACGCTGGAGATGATACCCGTGACCTACTGGAACCTCTCCAACGAGGTTATAAAAGATCTTACCGAGGAGAAGGTGAGGGTGGGAGAGTGTATGTGTGGAAATATTGCCCAGTACAACTGTGAGGTTATTATTCAGGAGAGGGCTTCAGAGGATGAACGTTTTACAAGGATATCTCTTAAGAGAGAGGGGATGGAGTTTTATGCAGGAATTCCCCTCTCTGCACAGGGCAAGGTAGTGGGTGTCCTTTGCGCCATAACTCATACACCGTACAGATGTGACCAGGAGATTCTGGATATTCTCCGCGCCGCCGCAGTTCCCATAGGACTTTCAATTGAGAATGCACGCATACATGAAGATGTAAAGAAAGAGATGGACAGCAGGCGGAAATATCATAACTTTGAGGGGATTATAACAAACAGTGAAAAGATGAATGAGGTATTGAGGTTTGTCAGAAAGGTCCTTAATGTTCCATCCGGCATACTCATATATGGGGAGAGCGGGACGGGAAAGGAGTTGATTGCCAGGGCGATACACTTCAATAGCATAAGGGCCGATAAGCCGTTTATACCCATAAACTGTGCGGCATTGCCTGAGTCCCTGCTTGAGTCAGAACTGTTTGGGTATCTTAAAGGCGCCTTTACCGGTGCGGATTGTGACAAGAAGGGGTTGCTTGAAGTTTCCGAGGGAGGGACGGTGTTTCTCGATGAGGTCAATTCAATGAGTATCAACCTGCAACTAAAGTTGTTGAGGTTTCTTCAGGAGAGGACTTTTTTTAAGCTGGGCTCCACTACTCCGACCACCATCGATGTCAGGATTGTCGCTGCAACCAATAGGGACTTACACGAGACCATCAAGAAGGGCACATTCCGTGAAGACCTCTTTTACAGGCTGAACGTTATCAATATCGTTCTGCCACCCCTCAGGGAGAGAAGGGAGGATGTGCCCCTGCTGAGCAGATACTTTATACATAAGTACAACAAAAAGCTGAATAAAAAAATCAGGGGAGTTTCCGATGATGCCCTTGAAGTACTTTTGAAACATACCTGGCCCGGTAATATAAGGGAGCTTGAGAATACCATCGAGAGGGCAATTATTGTATCCGAGAGCAGCTATATCGGGGTAGAGGATTTACCATCGGGTATAATTTCAAAGGGGGAGGTGGTTATAGACTGGTCACTCGAGGGCATGGAACGGGAACACATATTGAAGGTGTTAAGCCTGACAAAGGGAGAGAGAAAGAGGGCCGCCGGTATCCTGGAAATTAACCCGACAACACTGTGGAGGAAGCTGAAGAAGTATAACCTCGCTCCTGAAACATAA
- a CDS encoding OsmC-like protein, producing the protein MKIYDDSKLKEVVSRRMAFFKRKPEAAVYKPRVSSRHVYGLYTETDVRKHTVKSDYAEAAGGTDEAPNPIELLLAALASCIEAAFYEFALHEGITVNSLSVEVEGRLDLRGLFMVDDSVPAGFSDISYSLNINSPDEEEKVKALAEKVVAHCPVVDSLKRPLSLTGNINITREE; encoded by the coding sequence ATGAAGATTTACGACGACTCAAAACTGAAAGAGGTAGTCTCCAGGAGAATGGCATTTTTTAAGCGGAAACCCGAAGCCGCCGTTTATAAGCCAAGGGTCTCCTCACGTCATGTCTACGGACTCTATACGGAAACAGATGTCCGTAAACATACGGTTAAATCAGACTATGCAGAGGCTGCAGGAGGTACGGATGAGGCCCCGAACCCCATAGAACTCCTTCTGGCCGCCCTGGCTTCCTGTATTGAAGCCGCCTTTTATGAATTCGCCCTTCATGAGGGAATAACCGTTAATTCCCTCTCTGTCGAGGTCGAGGGAAGACTGGACCTGAGAGGCCTCTTCATGGTTGATGACTCGGTTCCGGCCGGATTCAGTGACATAAGCTATTCTCTCAATATCAACTCCCCCGATGAGGAGGAAAAGGTTAAGGCCCTTGCTGAAAAGGTGGTTGCCCACTGTCCGGTAGTGGACAGCCTTAAAAGACCGCTTTCTTTAACCGGTAACATAAACATAACCAGGGAGGAATGA
- the metF gene encoding 5,10-methylenetetrahydrofolate reductase, with product MQISEILNTRDRGISFEFFPPKTGEGMSALMKVAVELAEYDPLYVSVTYGAGGSTQDRTRKLLIKLKEETDLTVMSHLTCIGATGEMMDSLLRDYRDNGIDNILALRGDPPQDAEDYDPATGEFRYAKDLVEFVGKYNYFSIGVAVYPEGHQEAPSLEADIEYTKMKVDAGADFAITQMFFDNRYFFDFLERARKKGINIPILPGIMPITDLVRIKKFSSFCRTTIPSRIEEMMSGVLDKPEEMRKIGTELAIRQCKELLDSGVKYLHFYTMNKSEVVSEIIRALRV from the coding sequence ATGCAGATATCCGAGATACTCAACACAAGGGACAGGGGAATTTCCTTTGAGTTTTTCCCGCCTAAGACCGGCGAAGGAATGTCGGCGTTAATGAAGGTTGCAGTTGAACTGGCTGAATACGACCCGCTGTATGTATCCGTAACATACGGGGCTGGAGGCAGCACCCAGGACAGAACGCGCAAGCTGCTCATCAAGCTGAAAGAGGAGACGGACCTTACGGTGATGTCCCACCTCACATGTATCGGGGCTACGGGGGAGATGATGGATTCCCTTCTCAGGGACTACAGGGACAACGGCATCGACAATATCCTTGCACTCAGAGGAGACCCGCCTCAGGATGCGGAGGACTATGATCCCGCAACAGGCGAATTCAGATACGCAAAGGACCTTGTTGAATTTGTCGGAAAGTACAATTATTTTTCTATCGGTGTGGCTGTTTATCCCGAGGGTCACCAGGAAGCCCCCTCGCTTGAGGCAGACATAGAGTACACGAAGATGAAGGTTGATGCCGGAGCCGATTTTGCAATTACACAGATGTTCTTTGACAACAGATACTTCTTCGACTTCCTTGAAAGGGCACGGAAGAAGGGTATCAATATCCCCATCCTTCCGGGTATCATGCCGATAACCGACCTTGTTAGGATAAAGAAGTTTTCCTCCTTCTGCAGGACTACGATTCCTTCCCGGATCGAGGAGATGATGTCGGGCGTCCTTGACAAGCCTGAAGAGATGAGGAAGATAGGGACCGAACTTGCGATCAGGCAATGCAAAGAACTGCTCGACAGCGGGGTCAAATATCTCCATTTCTATACCATGAACAAGTCGGAGGTTGTTAGTGAGATTATCAGGGCATTAAGGGTCTAA
- the yciC_2 gene encoding putative metal chaperone YciC, with protein MLEIRGKEYEVKTTIVCGMLGSGKTTFIQNVLKDSQEKVVVLVNDFGKTGIDGEVLSVGGVEAVELPSGCVCCTLKFDLIRTIGEVTEEFRPDHLYIEPSGVASPSGVLEALGSLKVNPVTVVGIVDSSEFVELYESGMYGKFFEDQIINSDIILINKTDTVEEEKVLDTIELVEGMNERAIIIPTVRAALSEPLPEVARDNRIISSHTGHVIHCETVSLKLKDNVSFNTVRELFRNMQTGSFGKVFRAKALVQTDKGPFRFDLSSGRVETEPFGKPVTDSRLVVIGESLKAPSIGKAVAAPAGPLDP; from the coding sequence ATGCTGGAAATACGGGGAAAGGAATATGAGGTGAAAACAACCATTGTATGCGGTATGCTCGGCTCCGGGAAGACAACCTTTATCCAGAACGTATTGAAGGATTCACAGGAAAAGGTGGTTGTCCTTGTTAACGACTTCGGCAAAACAGGGATTGATGGAGAAGTTCTCTCGGTTGGCGGTGTCGAGGCGGTTGAACTTCCAAGTGGGTGTGTCTGCTGTACATTGAAGTTCGACCTCATCAGAACAATCGGGGAGGTAACGGAGGAGTTCCGTCCGGACCACCTCTATATAGAACCGAGCGGAGTTGCATCGCCCTCGGGAGTGCTTGAGGCACTTGGTTCGTTAAAGGTAAATCCTGTAACCGTCGTCGGAATAGTGGACTCGAGCGAATTCGTTGAACTCTATGAATCCGGGATGTACGGTAAGTTCTTTGAAGACCAGATCATTAATTCCGATATAATCCTCATAAACAAGACCGACACCGTTGAAGAGGAAAAAGTGTTGGATACAATAGAGTTGGTCGAGGGAATGAATGAGCGGGCTATCATCATTCCCACCGTCAGGGCGGCATTGAGCGAGCCGCTTCCCGAAGTTGCAAGGGACAACAGGATAATCAGCAGCCACACCGGACATGTCATCCATTGTGAAACGGTCTCCCTGAAACTCAAGGATAATGTTTCCTTTAATACGGTCAGGGAATTATTCAGGAACATGCAAACGGGTTCATTCGGGAAGGTATTCAGGGCAAAGGCCCTGGTACAGACCGACAAAGGCCCTTTCCGGTTTGACCTGTCTTCCGGCCGGGTTGAAACAGAGCCTTTCGGCAAACCCGTCACAGACAGCCGCCTTGTCGTTATAGGGGAATCATTGAAAGCCCCCTCTATCGGCAAAGCGGTAGCTGCCCCGGCCGGTCCTTTAGACCCTTAA
- a CDS encoding response regulator receiver domain protein — MSHLLISSHNPLLIKSIYGMLRDIGYSIDITDHPADAVRQVFNNKYDAVILDSRDVGLTASDASEIIGSISPDTRVVILGEAQDKTTATTFPNSDQLDDLKTYLSEVFDHNNRNHNKGGLYDTKRDYSKSL, encoded by the coding sequence ATGTCGCATTTACTTATCAGTTCCCATAACCCCTTGCTGATCAAATCAATCTATGGGATGCTGAGGGATATCGGCTATTCCATCGACATCACAGATCATCCGGCAGATGCGGTAAGGCAGGTTTTCAATAATAAGTACGACGCCGTGATACTCGATTCACGGGACGTTGGCCTTACAGCTTCGGATGCATCGGAAATTATCGGTAGTATCTCCCCCGATACCAGGGTGGTTATTTTAGGTGAAGCGCAGGACAAGACCACTGCAACTACATTCCCGAATTCAGATCAGCTCGATGATCTGAAGACGTATCTGTCCGAGGTATTTGATCATAACAACCGTAATCATAATAAAGGAGGACTATATGACACCAAAAGAGACTATTCTAAAAGCCTTTGA
- the hemE_2 gene encoding uroporphyrinogen decarboxylase encodes MTPKETILKAFEGGKPERVPVTLFGGGMWSINSWGTTFEELSKDPDRMTQMLVDMSEKLQCDIVYAGSGYNNFHASALGGEIKFREVGAPDLVAPLVSSEEDLAGLKIEDIEKDETINVVYEATRKTKKQIGDKYVVTMTAWGPFTLAARFVGEEDMMKATFKKPALVEKVTEFATDLLIHLFEPLVDDGTIDVISLADPTASGDLISKKQFDRFVVPALKRFTDWAKAKKAHTLLHICGNTSDRLELFPETGASCISLDHKTDIAKAKEALYGKMCFAGNVDPVAVMLRGSVGDIESTCKDIIGRAGTDGAFVLMPGCDIPPNVPYENIQQFVNIARQWRL; translated from the coding sequence ATGACACCAAAAGAGACTATTCTAAAAGCCTTTGAGGGAGGTAAACCGGAAAGGGTGCCGGTGACCCTGTTCGGCGGAGGTATGTGGAGCATCAATAGCTGGGGTACCACCTTTGAGGAACTCTCAAAGGACCCTGACAGGATGACGCAGATGTTGGTTGATATGAGTGAAAAACTCCAGTGTGATATCGTTTATGCGGGATCGGGGTACAACAACTTCCATGCCTCGGCACTCGGGGGGGAGATCAAGTTCCGTGAAGTCGGCGCACCAGACCTTGTAGCCCCTCTTGTAAGTTCGGAGGAGGACCTCGCAGGACTGAAGATAGAAGATATTGAGAAAGATGAAACGATAAACGTGGTTTATGAGGCGACCAGGAAAACAAAGAAACAGATCGGGGATAAATATGTGGTAACCATGACCGCATGGGGGCCCTTTACCCTTGCTGCACGGTTCGTAGGCGAAGAGGATATGATGAAGGCTACCTTCAAGAAACCGGCTCTTGTGGAAAAGGTCACTGAATTTGCTACGGATCTGCTTATTCACCTGTTTGAACCGCTTGTTGACGATGGCACTATCGATGTGATAAGTCTCGCGGACCCGACTGCATCCGGCGACCTGATCTCCAAAAAGCAGTTCGATAGATTTGTGGTTCCCGCCCTTAAAAGATTTACCGACTGGGCAAAGGCAAAAAAAGCCCATACTCTCCTCCATATCTGTGGTAATACGAGCGACCGCCTCGAACTCTTCCCTGAAACCGGTGCAAGCTGTATCAGCCTTGATCACAAGACGGACATAGCAAAGGCAAAGGAAGCACTTTACGGGAAGATGTGTTTTGCCGGAAATGTTGATCCCGTTGCCGTCATGCTCCGGGGCAGTGTCGGGGATATTGAATCCACCTGTAAAGATATCATAGGAAGGGCCGGCACGGACGGTGCCTTTGTATTAATGCCGGGTTGTGATATTCCACCAAATGTTCCCTATGAGAATATTCAACAGTTTGTAAATATTGCACGGCAGTGGAGACTTTAG
- a CDS encoding carboxymuconolactone decarboxylase family protein, which produces MGILDGFKRFLAIGSENTQKEESMSEEKKMTPEEANEYMNEKMLFTPRMFKVINQLNPEGGKTFADFYNSFWKDGALSRKVKELIFMAGGVAYMSPRCIIHVYPAVKAGATVEEVFEAASIGCLLAGFVPNGPGIPYAFEYAVKCVDLAQKIEKGEDWEYLPEPKFDHGVF; this is translated from the coding sequence ATGGGAATTTTAGACGGGTTTAAACGATTTCTGGCCATAGGGTCAGAGAACACTCAAAAGGAGGAAAGCATGTCGGAAGAAAAAAAAATGACTCCTGAAGAAGCAAATGAGTACATGAACGAGAAGATGCTTTTTACACCGAGGATGTTTAAGGTCATCAATCAGTTGAACCCTGAAGGAGGAAAGACATTTGCAGATTTCTACAATTCCTTCTGGAAGGACGGGGCTCTCTCAAGGAAGGTAAAGGAACTGATCTTCATGGCGGGTGGCGTTGCCTATATGTCACCACGTTGTATCATTCATGTCTATCCGGCGGTAAAGGCCGGTGCAACCGTAGAGGAGGTCTTTGAGGCAGCATCGATAGGATGTCTTCTCGCAGGCTTTGTTCCAAACGGACCGGGCATACCCTATGCCTTTGAATATGCAGTAAAATGTGTCGATCTTGCCCAGAAGATAGAGAAGGGTGAGGATTGGGAGTACCTGCCGGAGCCGAAATTCGATCACGGGGTATTTTAA